In Xylanibacter ruminicola 23, a single genomic region encodes these proteins:
- a CDS encoding sensor histidine kinase: protein MTKRLLIVIALLTWGFALYAVRGGATDVKQESEARWQKIVALKNSSQTQQLAQEANAQMEWFGSHDEWDNYYRTWQLKANALSAQGKLQTALQETQRMLSDAQERDNKLGRAMAYKQIGVIYLNMKQTEPAVEALKHYAELMKDEDDFNSISNIYYRIAKAYDYNKQYKQELQETNEWMHFLLTKVGKVKKPHVRECYNACYLARAAAFIGLNRLHDAQMALDTAHHHAHLINTSLSLHHYYKMQARYYMAAGDAANALLYTDSVKFITNEKDDHNDEIRAQALMQLGRGNDAAQIYQRLYQEKDSVFSHEARQHLDELNTIFQVDELKEEQQHAKFFYTVLASATVVVALLILMLFGWRTAIKLKRINDKLRIANEKAEVSSKMKSEFIRNISHEIRTPLNIVSGFTQVLTSPEMDLPKTEKKDIQERVTENTDRITKLIDRMLMISNIHSDAKIEREDHTDIQTIVAQAISYSGIEQRTRPTNKEAAVTLKVQIDAATNALSVLTHKLHASRLLAQLLENAAKFTHEGTISLQAEAIDGLVRFIVEDTGIGIPADESEHIFDEFVQLNEFADGTGIGLTVARSVALRLGGDLRVDTDYKQGARFIFELLRY, encoded by the coding sequence ATGACAAAACGGCTATTAATAGTTATCGCTCTGCTAACATGGGGCTTTGCACTCTATGCTGTTCGTGGCGGCGCTACGGATGTAAAACAAGAGAGTGAAGCGCGATGGCAGAAGATTGTGGCACTTAAGAACTCATCGCAAACCCAACAGCTGGCCCAAGAGGCCAATGCTCAAATGGAGTGGTTCGGCTCGCATGACGAGTGGGACAACTACTATCGTACCTGGCAACTAAAAGCCAACGCCCTGAGTGCACAAGGCAAACTACAGACAGCATTGCAGGAAACACAGCGCATGCTGAGCGATGCCCAGGAGCGCGACAACAAGTTAGGACGTGCGATGGCCTATAAACAGATAGGTGTGATTTATCTGAACATGAAACAGACTGAGCCTGCCGTTGAGGCACTGAAGCACTATGCCGAACTGATGAAGGACGAGGACGACTTTAATTCTATCAGCAACATCTACTACCGCATTGCCAAGGCCTACGATTATAACAAGCAATACAAGCAGGAACTGCAGGAAACCAACGAATGGATGCACTTTCTGCTTACCAAGGTTGGCAAGGTTAAGAAACCACATGTTCGCGAATGCTATAACGCCTGCTATCTGGCCCGTGCTGCCGCCTTTATCGGACTGAACAGACTTCATGATGCCCAAATGGCGCTTGACACCGCCCATCATCATGCCCACCTGATTAACACCTCGCTCAGTCTGCACCACTATTATAAAATGCAGGCCCGCTACTATATGGCAGCAGGCGATGCAGCCAACGCACTCCTTTATACCGACAGCGTAAAGTTTATTACCAACGAAAAGGACGATCATAACGACGAGATAAGAGCCCAGGCCCTGATGCAGTTAGGACGAGGGAACGACGCGGCACAGATTTATCAGCGCCTGTATCAGGAAAAAGACTCGGTGTTCAGTCACGAAGCACGTCAACACCTCGACGAGTTGAACACCATCTTCCAAGTAGATGAGCTCAAGGAAGAGCAGCAGCACGCCAAGTTCTTCTATACCGTGCTGGCCTCAGCTACTGTGGTGGTTGCACTCCTGATACTGATGCTGTTTGGCTGGCGAACAGCTATCAAACTAAAGCGCATAAACGACAAACTGCGCATAGCCAACGAGAAAGCCGAAGTATCATCAAAGATGAAAAGCGAGTTTATCCGTAATATCTCTCACGAAATACGTACGCCGCTTAACATCGTATCGGGCTTTACCCAGGTACTCACCTCGCCCGAAATGGATCTGCCTAAGACGGAAAAGAAAGATATTCAGGAGCGGGTAACCGAGAATACCGACCGCATTACCAAGCTGATAGACCGCATGCTGATGATAAGCAACATTCACAGCGATGCAAAGATTGAACGCGAGGACCACACCGACATTCAAACCATTGTGGCTCAGGCTATTAGTTACTCTGGCATCGAACAGCGCACACGCCCCACAAACAAAGAGGCTGCTGTAACGCTCAAAGTACAGATAGATGCAGCTACCAATGCACTTAGTGTGCTAACCCACAAGTTGCATGCCTCACGACTTCTTGCACAGCTGCTGGAGAATGCCGCAAAGTTTACACACGAGGGCACCATCAGCCTCCAAGCCGAGGCTATCGATGGTCTGGTTCGTTTTATCGTAGAAGATACAGGCATCGGCATTCCTGCTGATGAGAGCGAACATATTTTTGACGAGTTTGTACAACTGAACGAGTTTGCCGATGGTACTGGCATCGGACTTACTGTAGCACGCTCTGTTGCCCTGCGATTGGGCGGCGACCTGCGGGTTGACACCGATTATAAGCAAGGTGCACGTTTTATTTTTGAACTACTAAGATACTGA
- a CDS encoding GH92 family glycosyl hydrolase — MKLKTISITVCLLLCSMVSMAGVWQYVDPRIGSEGVGRTFPGPSMPFGMCKPGPDCTVKPNAGWAKMPEVVTGFSQTHVSGTGGGQKYGNILIQPGVTPQKRTNEEFALGYYATTFENGIRTEITTSERCAFYRIHYPTNGSLLIDATHYLGKSPIPDQREQQQFIGGEIEVVSNHEVRGYTRVRGGWNNGDAYTVYFCLVTDKAFKQASENTIAFTDTLINIKIGISYVSEQQAKRNIPDNNFDTQLSTLRNSWEQLLSRIQIKGTEADKRMFYTALYHTMIMPVDKSGENPKWTEKPYYDDYYAIWDTYRSSSPLITLIDPQREADIVNALLNIYKREGYMPDARSGDCNGRTQGGSNAEVVIADAFAKGVEGIDYNYALQAMLKDAEVDPGADHEKHGRGGLHEYLKYGYLPYGIDRAGTRTIEYAYNDYCIALVAKGLGRMDVYDRYMKQSQNWKNLWRADYEWDDVKGYIMPKDANGQWLDSVPWGKSKVYHPLIPYTPITKVAPWYLPWWSTFFYEALSAEYSLSIPHDVPGLIEACGGAATFRKRLDMFFDRKRYNVGNEPSFLTPCLYHWIGRPDLTSDRVRQIISENYNDKPDGLPGNDDSGAMSSWLAFHMMGLYPNAGQSYYLLHAPLIPEWTLQLSNGKTLHGVLKGKGTHFEKVTLNGQLLNDARLEHADLMQGGELVFYVSKKRVEGENKVFPSKKQSVSKTETTSFQVGNNLKATLAPCGNISFTLNQQHRTWPWAYAWQADTLIFTCKEATYKIPRAVVENGNGFCWEMPSADGAIYEAKGTFAFISQKALKTLQEKGYFIYDGITWRKTASTNDTIKVRADIDLTEMCISLKHNLPLVLEMRNNPLGINWRME, encoded by the coding sequence ATGAAACTAAAAACAATTTCGATAACCGTATGCTTGCTGCTGTGTTCGATGGTGAGTATGGCTGGCGTTTGGCAATATGTTGATCCACGTATTGGTAGCGAAGGTGTGGGAAGAACATTCCCTGGTCCGTCGATGCCTTTTGGTATGTGCAAACCAGGTCCCGACTGCACCGTTAAGCCCAATGCCGGTTGGGCCAAGATGCCCGAAGTGGTAACAGGCTTTTCGCAAACCCACGTGAGCGGCACAGGCGGCGGTCAGAAATATGGTAACATACTGATACAGCCAGGCGTTACACCCCAGAAGCGCACAAACGAGGAGTTTGCGCTGGGCTATTATGCCACCACCTTTGAGAATGGTATCCGCACAGAGATTACCACCTCGGAGCGTTGCGCCTTTTATCGCATACACTACCCTACAAATGGTTCGTTGCTGATTGATGCCACACATTACCTGGGTAAGAGCCCTATCCCCGACCAGCGCGAGCAACAGCAGTTTATTGGTGGCGAGATAGAAGTGGTGAGCAATCACGAGGTACGCGGCTACACAAGGGTTCGTGGCGGTTGGAACAATGGCGACGCCTATACGGTGTACTTCTGCTTGGTAACAGATAAGGCTTTTAAGCAGGCGAGCGAAAATACCATCGCTTTTACCGATACCCTAATAAACATCAAGATAGGCATATCGTACGTGAGCGAGCAGCAAGCCAAACGTAATATTCCTGATAACAATTTCGACACCCAGTTAAGCACCCTGCGCAACAGCTGGGAGCAACTGCTGAGTCGTATCCAGATAAAAGGCACAGAGGCTGATAAGCGCATGTTCTACACAGCCCTTTATCACACCATGATTATGCCTGTGGACAAATCGGGCGAAAACCCCAAGTGGACTGAGAAACCTTACTACGACGATTACTATGCTATCTGGGATACTTATCGTTCCAGCTCACCACTGATCACCCTGATTGACCCTCAGCGCGAGGCGGACATCGTCAATGCGCTGCTGAACATCTATAAACGCGAAGGTTATATGCCCGATGCCCGCAGCGGCGATTGCAACGGACGCACCCAAGGCGGTTCGAATGCCGAGGTGGTGATTGCCGACGCCTTTGCCAAAGGTGTAGAGGGCATTGATTATAACTACGCCCTACAGGCCATGCTGAAGGATGCCGAAGTGGATCCTGGTGCCGACCACGAGAAACATGGTCGTGGTGGACTGCACGAATACCTGAAATATGGTTATCTGCCTTATGGAATCGATCGTGCTGGCACGCGTACCATTGAGTATGCCTACAACGATTATTGCATTGCACTGGTGGCCAAAGGCTTAGGCCGCATGGATGTTTACGACCGTTATATGAAACAGTCGCAGAACTGGAAGAACCTGTGGCGTGCCGACTATGAGTGGGACGATGTGAAAGGTTATATCATGCCCAAGGATGCCAACGGCCAATGGCTCGATTCGGTACCCTGGGGCAAATCAAAGGTTTATCATCCACTCATACCTTATACCCCTATCACCAAAGTGGCACCTTGGTATCTGCCTTGGTGGAGCACTTTCTTCTACGAGGCGCTTTCAGCCGAGTATTCGCTCAGCATCCCTCACGATGTGCCAGGACTGATAGAGGCTTGTGGCGGCGCCGCCACCTTCCGCAAGCGATTGGATATGTTCTTTGATCGCAAGCGTTACAATGTGGGTAACGAGCCCTCGTTCCTTACACCTTGTCTGTATCACTGGATTGGCAGACCCGACCTGACTTCGGATCGTGTCCGCCAGATTATCAGCGAAAACTATAACGATAAGCCCGATGGTCTGCCTGGCAACGATGATAGCGGTGCCATGTCGTCGTGGTTAGCCTTCCACATGATGGGCCTCTACCCCAATGCCGGTCAGAGCTACTATCTGCTGCACGCCCCACTGATACCAGAATGGACCCTGCAGTTATCCAATGGCAAAACACTGCATGGTGTACTGAAAGGCAAGGGCACCCACTTTGAGAAGGTAACCCTGAATGGCCAACTGCTTAACGATGCCCGATTGGAACACGCCGACCTGATGCAAGGTGGCGAGCTGGTGTTCTATGTATCGAAGAAGCGTGTAGAAGGGGAAAACAAAGTATTTCCAAGTAAGAAACAAAGTGTTTCCAAGACAGAAACAACCAGTTTCCAAGTTGGAAACAACTTAAAAGCTACCCTCGCCCCCTGCGGCAACATCAGCTTTACACTCAACCAGCAGCACCGTACCTGGCCTTGGGCCTACGCCTGGCAGGCCGACACCTTAATATTTACCTGCAAAGAAGCTACTTACAAGATACCTCGTGCTGTGGTAGAGAATGGTAACGGGTTCTGCTGGGAGATGCCATCTGCCGATGGTGCCATCTACGAGGCCAAAGGTACGTTTGCCTTTATCTCGCAGAAGGCCTTAAAAACATTACAGGAAAAAGGCTACTTTATCTACGATGGTATTACCTGGCGAAAAACAGCCTCAACAAACGATACAATAAAAGTACGTGCTGATATCGATCTTACAGAAATGTGTATCTCACTGAAACACAATCTGCCTCTCGTGCTCGAAATGCGTAATAATCCTTTAGGTATCAATTGGCGTATGGAATGA
- the queC gene encoding 7-cyano-7-deazaguanine synthase QueC produces the protein MKDSIIILSGGMDSTTLLYDYQERIALAISFDYGSNHNAKEIPFAKYHCEQLGIKHLVIPLKFMGEYFRSSLLSGDEAIPEGHYASENMKSTVVPFRNGIMLAVATGMAESNDLQYVMMANHGGDHTIYPDCRPEFVDAFDKTAQAGTFNGVRLLSPYCNMTKGQIAARGKELGIDYSKTWSCYRGGDKHCGKCGTCVERKEALADAGIDDPTEYED, from the coding sequence ATGAAAGACAGTATCATCATTTTGAGCGGTGGTATGGATTCTACCACACTGCTCTACGACTATCAGGAGCGTATTGCGCTGGCCATATCATTCGATTATGGCAGTAATCATAATGCCAAGGAGATTCCCTTTGCCAAGTATCATTGCGAGCAGTTGGGCATCAAGCACCTGGTTATCCCCTTGAAGTTTATGGGAGAGTATTTCCGTAGCTCATTGCTGTCGGGTGATGAGGCTATCCCCGAGGGCCATTATGCCAGCGAGAATATGAAATCTACGGTGGTGCCTTTCCGTAATGGCATTATGCTGGCCGTTGCCACAGGTATGGCCGAGAGTAACGATCTGCAGTATGTGATGATGGCCAATCATGGTGGCGACCACACCATCTACCCCGATTGTCGCCCTGAGTTTGTTGATGCTTTCGATAAGACTGCCCAGGCTGGTACCTTTAATGGTGTGCGCTTGCTCTCGCCTTACTGCAATATGACCAAGGGTCAGATTGCTGCCCGTGGTAAGGAGTTGGGTATCGACTACAGCAAAACCTGGTCGTGCTATCGTGGTGGCGACAAGCATTGCGGCAAGTGCGGCACCTGTGTTGAGCGCAAGGAGGCCTTGGCCGATGCTGGTATCGACGATCCTACAGAATACGAAGATTAA
- a CDS encoding M16 family metallopeptidase, with protein sequence MANYNTYTLDNGLRIIHKPSVAEVVYCGYQIAAGTRDELPGEEGMAHFCEHLTFKGTEHRNAIQIINGLEQLGGDLNAFTNKEDTTFYAAIQKEHIAKAISLLTDMVFHSTYPQHEIDKEVEVICDEIESYNDSPAELIYDEFENMLFEGHPLGHNILGNADQLRTYKTADALRFVKRNYRPDNAIFFVYGNVDFKRLVKMVEKAQTFGQAPTEQQPTLVDKPTAVPAKSLTKDIGSHQAHVMLGTRSYDIHHPLRIPLYLLNNILGGPSMNARLNLALRERNGLVYTVESTMVSYSDTGMWSIYFGCDPHDVRKCLRLVRRELDKVMQKPLSDNALQKAKQQLKGQIAIACDNREQFALDFGKSFLHYGWEKNVEKLFDSIDKVTVDDVQKVANELFAADKLSTLIFK encoded by the coding sequence ATGGCAAATTACAATACTTATACCCTTGACAATGGCTTGCGCATTATCCACAAGCCCTCGGTGGCCGAGGTGGTTTACTGCGGTTACCAGATAGCTGCCGGCACACGCGATGAGTTGCCTGGCGAGGAGGGTATGGCCCATTTTTGCGAACATCTGACGTTTAAGGGCACCGAGCATCGCAACGCCATCCAGATTATCAATGGTTTGGAGCAGTTGGGTGGCGACCTGAATGCCTTTACCAATAAGGAGGATACCACGTTTTATGCAGCCATCCAGAAGGAGCATATAGCCAAAGCCATCTCGCTGCTTACCGATATGGTGTTTCACAGCACCTATCCCCAGCACGAGATTGATAAGGAGGTAGAGGTTATCTGCGATGAGATTGAGAGTTATAACGACTCGCCTGCTGAGCTGATTTACGATGAGTTCGAGAATATGCTGTTCGAGGGTCATCCCCTGGGGCATAACATCTTGGGCAATGCCGATCAGCTGCGTACCTATAAAACCGCTGATGCCTTACGATTTGTAAAGCGTAACTACCGTCCTGACAACGCCATTTTCTTTGTGTATGGCAATGTGGATTTCAAACGTCTGGTAAAAATGGTAGAGAAAGCGCAGACTTTTGGTCAGGCGCCAACCGAACAGCAACCCACGTTGGTTGACAAGCCCACAGCGGTTCCTGCCAAATCGCTTACCAAGGATATTGGTTCGCACCAGGCACATGTGATGTTAGGCACACGTAGCTACGACATCCACCATCCTTTGCGTATCCCTTTGTATCTGTTGAATAACATTCTTGGCGGACCCAGCATGAATGCCCGCTTGAACCTGGCTTTACGCGAGCGTAATGGCTTGGTTTATACCGTTGAGAGTACCATGGTAAGCTACAGCGATACTGGCATGTGGAGCATTTATTTTGGTTGCGACCCACACGATGTACGTAAATGCCTCCGCCTGGTGCGCCGCGAATTGGATAAGGTGATGCAGAAACCATTGAGCGACAACGCCTTACAGAAAGCCAAGCAGCAGTTGAAAGGTCAGATAGCCATTGCCTGCGACAATCGCGAACAGTTTGCACTCGACTTTGGTAAGAGTTTCCTGCATTATGGTTGGGAGAAAAACGTTGAAAAGCTGTTTGACAGTATTGATAAGGTAACGGTTGACGACGTACAGAAGGTTGCAAACGAGTTGTTTGCTGCCGATAAGCTTTCAACCTTGATATTTAAATAG
- a CDS encoding RNA polymerase sigma factor, with protein sequence MINHQFITNYYITHRDELLTYVSTRLGGRAEAEDVVQNVFLRLLTSTKLITETTLPALAYTTARHMICDFYRRRIYANDYEHYIREVCSEELSADSVYSIREITEQLERGLARLPENCREVYRLHIYDGMKVSEISDFLGENYKSVEYRLGTARKAMRQYLRAI encoded by the coding sequence ATGATTAATCACCAATTTATAACCAATTATTACATTACTCATCGCGACGAGTTGCTGACTTACGTCAGTACTCGTCTTGGTGGCAGAGCAGAGGCAGAAGACGTGGTTCAGAACGTGTTTCTGCGTCTGCTCACTTCCACCAAATTAATCACCGAAACCACCTTACCAGCCTTAGCATATACCACAGCACGCCACATGATATGCGACTTTTACCGTCGACGTATCTACGCCAACGACTACGAGCATTATATCCGAGAGGTGTGTAGCGAGGAACTTTCGGCCGATTCGGTTTACTCTATCAGAGAGATAACCGAACAGCTGGAACGCGGACTGGCACGACTGCCAGAGAACTGTCGCGAGGTGTATCGTCTTCATATCTACGATGGTATGAAGGTGAGCGAGATATCCGATTTCTTAGGCGAGAACTACAAGAGCGTAGAGTATCGCTTAGGTACAGCCCGCAAGGCCATGCGCCAGTATTTGCGAGCTATTTAA
- a CDS encoding glycoside hydrolase family 43 protein: MKPRYLYPKDYYADPSANVFNGKLYVYPSHDWEAGAAFDDDGGHFQMKDYHVISMEDVENGEVTDYGKILDVADVKWAEKQMWDNDCVEKDGKYYLIFSAKDYNGVFHLGVAVADKPEGPFIPQDQPIRGSFSIDPSVFKDDDGQIYCYFGGLWGGQLQWYQAPEKLVKEGVDLGPAADKKTQLFAPADVPALSSFVVKMSDDVLQFSEAPRSVVVVDKDGQPLKAGDPHRFFEASWMHKYNGKYYFSYSTGDSHMLCYGIGDNPYGPFTYQGVILDPVVGWTTHHSIVEYKGEWFLFYHDCVPSNDITHLRSLKVQRLFYNEDGTIQKVVND; encoded by the coding sequence ATGAAACCACGCTATCTTTATCCAAAAGATTATTATGCAGACCCATCTGCTAATGTGTTTAATGGTAAGCTTTATGTATATCCCTCACACGACTGGGAGGCTGGTGCTGCCTTCGACGACGACGGCGGTCACTTCCAGATGAAAGACTATCACGTTATCTCTATGGAAGACGTAGAGAATGGCGAGGTAACCGACTATGGCAAGATTCTGGATGTTGCCGACGTAAAGTGGGCCGAAAAGCAGATGTGGGATAACGACTGCGTAGAGAAGGACGGTAAGTACTACCTGATTTTCTCGGCTAAGGACTACAATGGTGTATTCCACCTGGGTGTAGCTGTTGCTGATAAACCCGAAGGTCCATTCATTCCACAGGATCAACCTATCCGCGGTTCGTTCTCTATCGACCCCAGCGTGTTTAAAGACGACGACGGACAGATTTACTGCTACTTTGGCGGATTGTGGGGTGGACAGCTGCAGTGGTATCAGGCTCCTGAGAAACTGGTGAAGGAAGGTGTTGACCTGGGCCCTGCTGCTGATAAGAAGACTCAGCTGTTTGCACCTGCTGATGTACCTGCCCTGTCGAGCTTTGTAGTTAAGATGAGCGACGACGTGCTGCAGTTCTCTGAGGCTCCACGTAGCGTAGTAGTGGTAGATAAGGACGGACAGCCCCTGAAGGCTGGCGATCCTCACCGTTTCTTCGAGGCTTCATGGATGCACAAATACAACGGCAAGTACTACTTCAGCTATTCAACTGGCGACAGCCACATGCTGTGCTATGGTATCGGCGACAATCCTTACGGACCATTCACCTATCAGGGTGTGATTCTTGATCCCGTTGTAGGTTGGACTACCCACCACTCTATCGTAGAGTACAAGGGCGAGTGGTTCCTGTTCTATCACGACTGCGTACCTTCTAACGATATTACCCATCTGCGTTCGCTCAAAGTTCAGCGTTTGTTCTATAACGAGGATGGAACTATTCAAAAGGTTGTGAATGATTAA
- a CDS encoding MFS transporter codes for MNKLSSQQVSLGEKVGYSLGDAAANLVFQMMMIFQLKFYTDVFGLDGAVAGSVLMIASISAIIVDPAIGLLTDHTNTRWGKFRPWMLWTVIPFCVFYMLAFYNPGIHQKSSVAIYATISYVLLMTAYSFNNIPYSSLGGVMTSDIRERTSITTIRFVVVTIAQFVVQGLTLPLVDHFAEGHTLQHGWSCTIAIFACIAFVFFIITFAVSKERIQPPPRQQLSVKEDIKNTVSNVSWNAMALLTFALFVTLAMWGSAMNFYFQYNVDQKSLYDFMSHFISLDFNNAYSIGFSAFNMTGAIVQFVGVICLSRYLANKFGKKKTFKVCLSLTAFLTALFYIPEPTDVGLLFVINFLRSLAYAPTIPLLWAMIGDVADHIEYESHRRATGFCFSGIVLALKLGLGFGGAIAGIIISMFGYVAGGETTIQNESATMGIRLVSSIVPAMLFMVGVVALHYYPISKEYNENMQAELSARRRIANQNNDY; via the coding sequence ATGAACAAATTATCATCGCAACAGGTATCATTAGGTGAGAAGGTCGGCTATTCGTTAGGAGATGCCGCTGCTAACTTGGTATTCCAAATGATGATGATTTTCCAGTTGAAGTTCTATACCGATGTATTTGGACTCGACGGAGCTGTTGCTGGTTCGGTGCTGATGATAGCCAGCATTTCGGCCATCATCGTTGATCCTGCCATCGGTTTGCTTACTGATCATACCAACACCCGTTGGGGTAAATTCCGTCCTTGGATGCTTTGGACCGTTATCCCCTTCTGCGTATTCTATATGTTGGCATTCTATAATCCAGGCATTCACCAGAAAAGTTCGGTAGCCATCTACGCAACCATCAGTTATGTGTTGCTAATGACGGCCTACTCCTTTAATAATATACCTTATTCTTCTTTAGGCGGTGTGATGACCAGCGATATTCGCGAACGCACCAGCATTACCACCATCCGTTTTGTGGTAGTAACCATTGCGCAGTTCGTGGTACAGGGTCTTACATTACCTTTGGTAGATCACTTTGCCGAGGGGCACACCTTGCAGCATGGCTGGAGTTGCACCATCGCCATCTTTGCCTGCATCGCCTTTGTGTTCTTTATCATCACGTTTGCTGTGTCGAAGGAGCGCATACAGCCGCCTCCACGCCAACAGCTCAGTGTGAAAGAGGACATTAAAAATACGGTTTCGAATGTATCGTGGAATGCAATGGCATTACTCACATTTGCGCTGTTCGTAACGTTAGCCATGTGGGGATCGGCCATGAACTTCTACTTCCAATACAATGTGGATCAGAAGTCACTATACGATTTCATGTCGCATTTCATCAGTCTCGACTTTAATAATGCCTACTCTATCGGCTTCTCGGCCTTTAACATGACGGGCGCCATCGTGCAGTTTGTAGGTGTTATCTGCTTGTCGCGCTATCTGGCCAACAAGTTTGGTAAGAAGAAGACCTTCAAGGTATGTCTGAGTCTGACGGCATTCCTTACTGCCCTGTTCTATATCCCAGAGCCCACCGATGTAGGATTGCTGTTTGTGATTAACTTCCTGCGCTCATTGGCTTATGCGCCTACCATCCCACTGCTGTGGGCTATGATTGGCGATGTGGCCGACCATATCGAATACGAGAGTCATCGCCGTGCCACAGGCTTCTGCTTCTCAGGCATCGTGCTGGCCCTGAAGTTAGGATTAGGCTTTGGAGGCGCTATCGCAGGCATCATCATTTCGATGTTCGGCTATGTAGCTGGTGGCGAAACTACCATACAGAACGAGAGTGCCACTATGGGTATCCGATTGGTATCGAGCATTGTGCCAGCCATGCTGTTCATGGTAGGTGTGGTGGCGCTGCACTATTACCCCATATCGAAAGAGTATAACGAGAATATGCAGGCAGAACTGTCGGCACGCCGCAGGATTGCCAACCAGAATAATGATTATTAA